A region of Candidatus Binatia bacterium DNA encodes the following proteins:
- a CDS encoding ABC transporter permease subunit, whose amino-acid sequence MRPGGVLTVAHLTIHEAARRKILLAALIAGLAFLTLYGVGLHFIVRDVSAHETSILERRVFLNVMTLAGLYASSLLTVMTAVLLPVDTLSGEIASGVIQTVAVRPIRRRDIVLGKWLGHWLVMGAYLLLLAGGVLALTRALAHFTPPGVLRGLPLMLLEGTVLLTLSIAGGSRLSTVTNGILAFGLFGLAFIGNWVEQIGTYADNTAAAQVGTVASLIMPSESLWQLAATQMQPTILRELGGSPFSPVSVPSAAMVWWAIGYVVIALALGVRAFRRRAL is encoded by the coding sequence CCGGGCGGCGTGCTGACGGTCGCGCACCTGACGATCCACGAGGCCGCGCGCCGGAAGATCCTGCTCGCGGCCCTGATCGCCGGCTTGGCGTTCCTCACGCTTTACGGCGTGGGACTCCACTTCATCGTCCGCGACGTGTCGGCGCACGAGACGTCGATCCTCGAGCGGCGCGTCTTTCTCAACGTCATGACCCTGGCCGGCCTCTACGCGTCCAGCCTCCTCACGGTCATGACCGCCGTCCTCCTCCCGGTCGATACCCTTTCCGGCGAGATCGCTTCCGGGGTCATCCAGACGGTCGCGGTGCGGCCCATCCGCCGGCGCGACATCGTCCTCGGGAAGTGGCTCGGGCATTGGCTCGTCATGGGCGCCTACCTTCTCCTGCTCGCCGGCGGCGTTCTCGCCCTCACGCGGGCGCTCGCCCACTTCACACCGCCCGGCGTCCTGAGGGGACTGCCGCTGATGCTCCTCGAAGGAACGGTGCTCCTCACCCTCTCCATCGCGGGCGGCTCGCGTTTGAGCACCGTGACCAACGGCATCCTCGCGTTCGGCCTCTTCGGGCTCGCCTTCATCGGAAACTGGGTGGAGCAGATCGGCACCTACGCCGACAACACCGCCGCCGCACAGGTGGGAACCGTGGCCAGCCTCATCATGCCGAGCGAATCGCTCTGGCAGCTCGCCGCCACCCAGATGCAGCCCACCATTCTGCGCGAGCTGGGCGGGTCGCCCTTCTCGCCGGTGTCGGTTCCGAGCGCGGCGATGGTGTGGTGGGCGATCGGCTACGTCGTCATCGCACTCGCGCTGGGCGTGCGGGCGTTTCGCCGGCGCGCCCTGTAG